A single genomic interval of Thermodesulfobacteriota bacterium harbors:
- a CDS encoding metallophosphoesterase gives LATSAVGIYGLFEATDLRVETVRLTTEKLPAGVDRLRIAQVSDLHLGLLHREEALAPVISAVRELEPDLLVATGDIVDAQMDHLDGLTALWQRLEPPLGKFAVTGNHEYYAGLAQGLDFLARSGFAVLRNEAVPVGDTLVIAGVDDPAGSRTPDDAAVLGPAATGALFTVLLKHRPWVSEAATGLFDLQLSGHTHRGQIFPFHLFVRRAYPYLEGLHTLPGGGRLYVSRGTGTWGPPMRVLAPPEVTLFEIARP, from the coding sequence TCCTCGCCACCTCGGCGGTGGGGATCTACGGCCTCTTCGAGGCCACGGACCTGCGGGTGGAAACGGTGCGCCTGACCACGGAGAAGCTGCCCGCCGGCGTGGACCGCCTGCGGATCGCCCAGGTCTCGGACCTGCACCTGGGGCTCCTCCACCGGGAGGAGGCCCTGGCCCCGGTGATCTCCGCCGTGCGCGAGCTGGAACCGGATCTCTTGGTGGCCACCGGCGACATCGTGGACGCCCAGATGGACCACCTGGACGGGCTCACGGCCCTGTGGCAACGCCTGGAGCCGCCCCTGGGCAAGTTCGCCGTGACCGGGAACCACGAATACTACGCGGGCCTCGCCCAGGGGCTCGACTTCCTCGCCCGCAGCGGCTTTGCGGTGCTGCGAAATGAGGCGGTGCCCGTGGGTGATACCCTCGTCATCGCAGGGGTCGACGACCCCGCAGGGAGCCGCACCCCGGACGACGCCGCGGTGCTGGGCCCGGCCGCCACCGGTGCACTCTTCACGGTGCTCCTCAAGCACCGCCCCTGGGTCTCGGAGGCCGCGACCGGGCTCTTCGACCTTCAGCTCTCGGGCCACACCCACCGGGGCCAGATCTTCCCCTTCCACCTCTTCGTGCGGCGAGCCTATCCCTACCTGGAAGGACTCCATACGCTGCCGGGAGGCGGTCGGCTCTACGTGAGCCGGGGCACCGGTACCTGGGGCCCGCCCATGCGGGTGCTCGCCCCGCCCGAGGTCACCCTCTTCGAGATCGCGCGGCCGTAG
- a CDS encoding MATE family efflux transporter, with the protein MPVRNSWRDLWRLAWPMVGAMFLQFLVGLADVYVAGRFGPAAQGAVGFCATVLFFFNVVGNALGVGLVAVIARSEGAGSATASAHASRQGLLLAGAAMAPLSLLGMLASPGPQALAFLPPEVAIWTAELLPWYAAAAFPQAVLVTAAALFRARGLPLWMLGAAAVVTALNVPGNFALAFGLGGLPALGPLGIAAATGASLLAGAAFSLAGLSSHGILRGSWRPDLGLARRLAQLAWPAGLLQVGWHLGTLALYAILGRLGASAVTATAALTNGLRIEAVLYLPAFALNMAAGVLVGQALGAGRPEEAARAGWRTAGAGATVLTALALPVFLWSRELAGLITPDPAVREATHLYLRCNMVSQPFMALSVCLGGGLQGAGDTRGTMAVVLGALWVLRIPLAALLALATPLGALGVWAAMVTSQTVQGVWMARRFRRGAWRGGATGRAVVTSQTQSTAGMGVGSSRER; encoded by the coding sequence TTGCCCGTCCGCAACTCCTGGCGCGACCTGTGGCGGCTCGCCTGGCCCATGGTGGGGGCGATGTTTCTCCAGTTTCTCGTCGGCCTGGCGGACGTGTACGTCGCCGGCCGGTTCGGGCCGGCGGCCCAGGGGGCCGTGGGGTTTTGCGCGACGGTGCTCTTCTTCTTCAACGTGGTGGGAAACGCCCTGGGGGTGGGGCTCGTGGCGGTCATCGCCCGGAGCGAAGGGGCCGGGAGCGCCACGGCGAGCGCCCACGCCTCGCGCCAGGGGCTCTTGCTCGCGGGGGCGGCCATGGCGCCCCTCTCACTCCTCGGAATGCTCGCGAGCCCCGGTCCCCAGGCCCTCGCCTTCCTCCCCCCCGAGGTAGCGATCTGGACGGCGGAGTTGCTCCCCTGGTACGCGGCCGCGGCCTTTCCCCAGGCGGTGCTGGTGACGGCAGCGGCGCTCTTCCGCGCCAGGGGACTTCCCCTCTGGATGCTGGGGGCGGCGGCGGTCGTCACCGCCCTCAACGTTCCCGGAAACTTCGCCCTGGCGTTCGGACTCGGGGGGCTCCCGGCCCTGGGCCCCCTGGGGATCGCCGCGGCCACGGGGGCAAGCCTGCTCGCGGGTGCCGCGTTTTCCCTGGCGGGGCTCTCGTCCCACGGAATCCTGCGGGGAAGCTGGCGGCCCGACCTCGGCCTCGCCCGCCGATTGGCACAGCTCGCGTGGCCCGCGGGCCTCCTCCAGGTGGGATGGCACCTGGGAACCCTGGCCCTCTACGCCATCCTGGGGCGCCTGGGGGCGAGCGCTGTCACCGCCACCGCGGCCCTCACCAACGGGCTGCGCATCGAGGCCGTGCTGTACCTGCCGGCCTTCGCCCTCAACATGGCGGCGGGCGTGCTCGTGGGACAGGCCCTGGGGGCGGGGAGGCCGGAAGAAGCGGCCCGGGCCGGGTGGCGCACCGCGGGGGCCGGGGCGACCGTGCTCACGGCCCTGGCCCTGCCCGTGTTCCTTTGGTCTCGGGAGCTCGCCGGCCTGATCACCCCCGACCCCGCCGTCCGGGAAGCCACCCACCTCTACCTGCGGTGCAACATGGTGAGCCAGCCCTTCATGGCGCTTTCCGTGTGCCTGGGAGGCGGGCTCCAGGGCGCGGGCGACACCCGGGGCACCATGGCGGTGGTGCTGGGCGCCCTGTGGGTGCTGCGCATCCCCCTGGCGGCCCTCCTCGCCCTGGCCACGCCCCTGGGCGCCCTCGGCGTGTGGGCGGCCATGGTGACGTCACAGACCGTGCAGGGGGTGTGGATGGCCCGGCGCTTCCGGCGGGGAGCGTGGAGGGGAGGAGCCACCGGCCGGGCGGTCGTCACGTCCCAGACGCAATCGACCGCAGGGATGGGAGTCGGCTCTTCGCGGGAGAGGTGA